From Papilio machaon chromosome 29, ilPapMach1.1, whole genome shotgun sequence, one genomic window encodes:
- the LOC106709236 gene encoding uncharacterized protein LOC106709236 — protein sequence MRLRLTSHDHRVTICYRCDILRWMKIIMPEPLHMDHWDLVWYQKPDFPKVKFGRIHIPRHVTYIPHYIPKGEQTNERLVTRKFRLLTGLSESQHKIWVEDTTLKEKKRLPKKKTKKVQKKTFQVSDSLMPKKINLVGLTGRNLILARRKLPKTKFMP from the exons ATGCGTTTAAGGCTAACTTCACATGATCATAGAGTAACAATATGTTACAGATGCGACATTTTACGTtggatgaaaataattatgccGGAACCTTTACACATGGATCATTGGGATTTAGTTTG gtATCAAAAACCGGACTTTCCAAAAGTTAAATTCGGCAGAATACATATACCTAGACATGTTACATATATACCACATTATATACCTAAAGGCGAACAGACGAACGAACGATTG GTAACAAGAAAATTCCGTCTCTTAACCGGTCTATCAGAGTCTCAGCACAAGATTTGGGTAGAAGATACGAcattaaaagagaaaaaaagacTACCaaaaaagaagactaaaaaAGTCCAGAAAAAGACCTTCCAAGTGTCCGATAGTTTGATGCCTAAGAAGATTAACCTAGTCGGTCTAACTGGGAGAAATCTGATATTGGCTAGAAGAAAGTTACCCAAGACTAAGTTTATgccttga